The following proteins are co-located in the Ostrinia nubilalis chromosome 22, ilOstNubi1.1, whole genome shotgun sequence genome:
- the LOC135083022 gene encoding uncharacterized protein LOC135083022, with the protein MSRRIDIGQSEYLIYNIVNEDTKAFFRPLDLLQSIHFFSKYTIRDNFITPKICTMVILIVFDTNIIYITQIISLLKIALDQWILDFKNLE; encoded by the exons ATGTCTCGCAGGATAGACATTGGACAAAgtgaatatttaatttacaatattGTCAACGAAGATACAAAGGCGTTCTTCAGGCCTTTGGATTTGCTGCAGTCCATTCATTTCTTTTCAAAGTACACCATTCGCGACAACTTTATCACCCCCAAAA TATGTACTATGGTAATTCTTATCGTATTTGATACCAATATCATTTATATCACTCAAATAATCTCACTTCTCAAAATTGCATTAGACCAATGGATTTTAGATTTCAAAA ATTTAGAATAA